The genome window CGGTTGTTGGTAGAAATATATTCCCGCCAGCTTTTCAACTCCAGATCTTCCAGTTTTACGGTGGAAATGGATTCGGCAAAGCGCATCACCAACTGGCGATTGGTGAGCAACGGCACGTTGTAATCCACCGCTGCGCGGCGAATCATGTAGTCGTTGGTCAGCTCTTCTTCCTGATAGTTTTTGGGGATGTTCACCACCAGATCAATTTTGCCTTCCTGAATATATTCGATGGTATTCGGTGTTTTCTTTTTCAGCGGCCAGTGTAGCAATTCCGATTCGATGCCGTTGCTGCGCAGGAATTTTTCCGTGCCCCAGGTGGCGTATAATTTCAATCCCATATTGGACATAAGGCGGCAGCTTTTCAGCAAATCCGCTTTCGATTCCACAGAACCGGTGGAGAGCAGCACGCTGCGAATCGGGTAGCGATAGCCAACGGAAATGAGCGCTTTCAAAAACGCTTCTTCAAAATTATTGCCGAGGCAGCCCACTTCGCCGGTGGACGCCATTTCCACGCCCAGCGTCGGGTCTGCGCCTTCCAGTCGGGTGAATGAAAACTGCGGCGCTTTTACGCCCACATAATTCAGCTCGAACAGCGAGTGTTTGCGCGGTGTAACCTGGTGACCCATGATCACCCGGGTTGCCAGATCGATAAAATTGTCATCCAGAATTTTGGAAACAAACGGGAAACTGCGCGATGCCCGCAGGTTACATTCGATTACTTTCACCGAGTTTGTTTTGGCAATAAACTGCATGTTGAACGGCCCGTTGATGCGCAGCGCACCGGCAATTTTTTGGGAAATCTGGCGAATCTGACGAACAGTTTCCATGTAGGTGCGTTGCGGCGGCAGCACCAGCGTGGCGTCGCCGGAGTGAACACCGGCGTTTTCCACGTGCTCGGAGATAGCGTAAACCAGCACTTCGCCATCGCGGGCAACTGCGTCCATTTCAATTTCTTTGGCGTTTTCCAGAAATTTGCTGATCACCGTCGGGTGTTCCGGCGAAATTTTGGTGGCTTTTTTGAGATATCTGTCCAGCTCATCGTGGGTGGAGGCAACGGCCATCGCCGCACCGCTGAGCACGTATGACGGACGAATGAGCACCGGAAAACCGACTTCATCGGCAAATTTCCGGGCGTCTTCCAGCGTGCTGAGCATCTTCCATTCCGGCTGATCCACGCCCAGTTTGTCCAGCAATCCGGAGAAATTGCGCCGGTCTTCCGCCATGTGGATGCTCTCCGGCGATGTGCCCAAAATCCGGACACCTTCGTTGCCCAATTTCAGCGCGAGGTTGTTGGGAATCTGCCCGCCCATCGAAACAATCACGCCAACGGGATTAAGTTTGTGGTTCAGTTCGACCACGGTTTCCTGAATAATTTCATCAAAAATCAGCATGTCGAATTCATCGTAATCCGTGCTGACGGTTTCCGGATTGTAATTGAGCATCACGGTTTTGTAGCCGAGTTTGCGCAGCGTCATACCCGCGTTTACGCAACACCAGTCGAATTCCACCGAGCTGCCGATGCGATAGGCACCGGAACCGAGGATAATTACCGGCATCGCCGGTGGTTCCAACTCGTCGTGGGTGCCGTTGTAGGATAGATACAGATAATTGGTAAACGCCGGATATTCCGCGCCGAGTGTGTCGATCTGGCGGATGAACGGGCGAATGTCATTTTTGTGGCGGAACTGGCGAACCTGCTGCGCTGTTCTGCCGGTGATCAGCCCGATCTGCTGATCGGAATAACCGGCTTGTTTGGCTTCCCAAACCAGTGTCGGCTGGAGCGACTTTTTCTTGCCTTCGGTGAGCTGTTTTTCCAGCGATACCACGCGTTCTATTTTGTGCAAAAACCATTTGTCGATATGCGATAACTTGTGGATTTGCTGAACGGTCATCCCGGATTTCAGCGCTTCCACAATCGCGAAAACGCGTTCTTCGGTCGGTTCTTTCAACTCTTTTTTGAGGTTGTCGAACTCGAACAGATCGCTGTTGGCAACCAGTCCGTTGGCGCCGGTTTCCAGCATCCGCAGCGCTTTTTGCAGCGCTTCCTCAAACTTGCGACCGATGGCCATCACTTCGCCGACGGATTTCATGCCGGAGCCGAGTTTGCGTTTTACGCGGCGGAATTTTTTCAAATCCCAGCGCGGGACTTTTACCACAACGTAATCGAGCGACGGCTCGAAAAATGCTTTCGTAATTTTGGTGACGGCATTTGGCAACTCGTGCAAACCGTAGCCGAGCGCCAGTTTTGCGGCGACAAATGCCAGCGGATATCCCGTAGCTTTGGACGCCAGCGCCGAACTGCGCGACAGCCGCGCGTTTACTTCGATAATCCGGTATTGCTCCGATTTGGAATCCAGCGCGTACTGGATGTTGCATTCGCCAACGATGCCCAAATGGCGAATCACGCGGATGGCAACTTCGCGGAGCATGTGATATTCTTTATTGGTGAGGGTTTGGCTGGGTGCAACCACAATGCTTTCGCCGGTGTGAATGCCCATCGGGTCAAAATTTTCCATGTTGCAAACGGTGATGCAATTGTCGAAACGGTCGCGCATCACTTCGTATTCGATTTCCTTCCAGCCTTCGAGATATTCTTCGACCAGAATTTGTGAAGCATGCGCCAGCGATTTGCTGGCCAGCGCGCGCACCTGTTTTTCGTTCCGGCAAACACCGGAGCCGAGCCCGCCCAATGCATACGCGATGCGGATAATCACCGGATAGCCCAGTTCCGCAGCAGTTTCGATGGCATCGTTTACGGTGGAAACCGCTTTGCTGCGTGCGCTCAAAGCGCTTACTTCATTCAATCGTGCCACAAATCGCGCCCGGTCTTCTGTATCGATTACCGCCTGAATCGGCGTACCGAGTACCCGGACATTGTATTTTTCGAAAACGCCGGCTTCGTCCAGTTTCATGCCGCAGTTGAGCGCGGTTTGTCCGCCAAAGCTGACCAAAATGCCGTCCGGTTTTTCTTTGGCGATCACTTTTTCCACAAATTGCGGTGTTACCGGCAGAAAATAAACCTGATCCGCCAAATGGTCTGATGTTTGGATGGTGGCAATATTCGGGTTGATGAGAACGGTTTCGATACCCTCCTCTTTCAACGCTTTGATAGCCTGGCTGCCGGAGTAATCAAACTCGCCGGCTTCGCCGATTTTGAGGGCGCCACTACCCAGAATAATAACTTTTTTGGGGAGATCTAAACGATTATTACGGGTCATTGTATATTCAAACCTTTGGTTTTAATTGGATTTTTCAATGCGCCCAAAGATAGTGAAAGCGACACCATATTGCAAGATGTCTATAAATGACCACTGGCGAATAGTTGTGGTATAGCAACAAAAATCGACGTAAAAATGCAGAAAAACAATGTTTTCCGGTTAGCGAACCAACCCTTCCAGATTGAAAAATTTGCGGATATACGACAGTTGTCCGATGTGGTGGGATTCGTGATAACACATAAAATAAAGCGCCCCGCGCAGCGTATTATCCTGATGCGGAAATTCAATCGGAATTGCCTGCGAAAATGCATCCGCATTCAAATTTTCGATGCGTAACAGCAGAATTTGGGTGATGTTATCCCAATCATTTTTGATGTCCGCCAGTGTGGGATAGGTTGCAGATTCGTCGAAACTGCTGCCGCGTTTGAACAAGTCGCGATGCGAAAATGCAACTTCATCGCCAAAATAACGGGAAAAGGCGTAACGGCTGCTGGTGATATGCCCGGCAATCCAGATAAAGGGATTTGCATCCGGCGAAACCCGCCGAAGCGCCAGTTCGTCCGTCATTCCGTCCAGCGATTTGGTAAATAAATAATCAGCAACTTTGATCAGCCCGTGAGCCGCAATTATGGATTCGTGCATGGTTTCCTCTGCATTTTGGTTACGTTTTGGAAATTAAGATTCGTAAACGCTGCGCATCAAACAAAAGTTGCGCGGATATTGCGTTTACTGAACGTAACTTGGATACCATTCAAAAGGTCAGTATATTTCAATTCGTATCGCGATGAATTCAATGAATCAACATTTTCGTTCTGTGGGGGTGAATGTAAAATGCGTTAACGGATCGATGTTGCATCATAAAATCATGTTGATGGTAGAAATCCCCAAAATAGATTTTGAATTAATCTCAAAACAGATGCCGGTTTTGCGCCGCATCCAAACATTATTGAAAAAGGAGGACGCCCTAAATGAAAGGACGCCAACCGTTTGACCTGAACGATTTCGCGCCAAAGCGATTTCCGGGCCGGTCAATCGCATTAGTTATCCCGTTGTTTTTTCTGGTTATCATTGTGTTTTCATCCGTGTTTACGGTGGATACGGAAGAAGCAGCTGTCATCCTGCGGTTTGGAGAATACAACCGCACAGTTGATCCCGG of Calditrichia bacterium contains these proteins:
- the carB gene encoding carbamoyl-phosphate synthase (glutamine-hydrolyzing) large subunit, producing the protein MTRNNRLDLPKKVIILGSGALKIGEAGEFDYSGSQAIKALKEEGIETVLINPNIATIQTSDHLADQVYFLPVTPQFVEKVIAKEKPDGILVSFGGQTALNCGMKLDEAGVFEKYNVRVLGTPIQAVIDTEDRARFVARLNEVSALSARSKAVSTVNDAIETAAELGYPVIIRIAYALGGLGSGVCRNEKQVRALASKSLAHASQILVEEYLEGWKEIEYEVMRDRFDNCITVCNMENFDPMGIHTGESIVVAPSQTLTNKEYHMLREVAIRVIRHLGIVGECNIQYALDSKSEQYRIIEVNARLSRSSALASKATGYPLAFVAAKLALGYGLHELPNAVTKITKAFFEPSLDYVVVKVPRWDLKKFRRVKRKLGSGMKSVGEVMAIGRKFEEALQKALRMLETGANGLVANSDLFEFDNLKKELKEPTEERVFAIVEALKSGMTVQQIHKLSHIDKWFLHKIERVVSLEKQLTEGKKKSLQPTLVWEAKQAGYSDQQIGLITGRTAQQVRQFRHKNDIRPFIRQIDTLGAEYPAFTNYLYLSYNGTHDELEPPAMPVIILGSGAYRIGSSVEFDWCCVNAGMTLRKLGYKTVMLNYNPETVSTDYDEFDMLIFDEIIQETVVELNHKLNPVGVIVSMGGQIPNNLALKLGNEGVRILGTSPESIHMAEDRRNFSGLLDKLGVDQPEWKMLSTLEDARKFADEVGFPVLIRPSYVLSGAAMAVASTHDELDRYLKKATKISPEHPTVISKFLENAKEIEMDAVARDGEVLVYAISEHVENAGVHSGDATLVLPPQRTYMETVRQIRQISQKIAGALRINGPFNMQFIAKTNSVKVIECNLRASRSFPFVSKILDDNFIDLATRVIMGHQVTPRKHSLFELNYVGVKAPQFSFTRLEGADPTLGVEMASTGEVGCLGNNFEEAFLKALISVGYRYPIRSVLLSTGSVESKADLLKSCRLMSNMGLKLYATWGTEKFLRSNGIESELLHWPLKKKTPNTIEYIQEGKIDLVVNIPKNYQEEELTNDYMIRRAAVDYNVPLLTNRQLVMRFAESISTVKLEDLELKSWREYISTNNR
- a CDS encoding DinB family protein, giving the protein MHESIIAAHGLIKVADYLFTKSLDGMTDELALRRVSPDANPFIWIAGHITSSRYAFSRYFGDEVAFSHRDLFKRGSSFDESATYPTLADIKNDWDNITQILLLRIENLNADAFSQAIPIEFPHQDNTLRGALYFMCYHESHHIGQLSYIRKFFNLEGLVR